The genomic DNA CGGATGCGGCTCTCGGCAAAGGCGATGTCCTCGGGGATCGAGGGCGACAGGTGATGGCAGACCATCAGCATGTCCAGATGCTCGGCAAGCGTATTCTTGGTGTAGGGCCGCGTCGGATTGGTCGAGGACGGAATGACGTTCGGCTGGCCGCAGATCTTGATGATGTCGGGGGCGTGGCCGCCGCCGGCCCCTTCCGTGTGGAAGGCATGGATGGTGCGGCCCTTGATCGCCGCGATCGTATCCTCGACGAAGCCGCTCTCGTTCAAGGTGTCCGTATGGATCATCACCTGCACGTCGTATTCGTCGGCGACACCGAGGCAGCAATCGATCGCCGCCGGCGTCGAGCCCCAGTCCTCATGCAATTTCAGCGAGGTGGCGCCAGCGAGCACCATTTCCACCAGCGCGCCCGGCCGCGACGCATTGCCCTTGCCGGCAAAGGCGATGTTCATCGGGAAGCCGTCGGCCGCCTCGATCATGCGGGCGAGATGCCAGGGACCGGAGGTGCAGGTGGTGGCGAGCGTGCCATGGCCCGGCCCGGCGCCGCCTCCAAGCATGGTCGTAAGCCCGCTCACCAGCGCTTCCTCGATCTGTTGCGGGCAGATGTAATGAATGTGGCTGTCCATGCCGCCCGCGGTGATGATCTTGCCTTCGCCCGCGATGACCTCCGTGCCGGGACCGACGATGACGGTGACGCCCGGTTGCGTGTCCGGGTTGCCGGCCTTGCCGATGCCGGCGATGCGTCCGTCCTTGAGGCCGATATCCGCTTTGACGATGCCCCAGTGATCGACGATCAGCGCATTGGTGATGACGGTGTCGACGGCGCCCTCGGCGCGTGTCGCCTGGCTCTGCCCCATGCCGTCGCGAATGACCTTGCCGCCACCGAACTTCACCTCCTCGCCATAGGTCGTGAAGTCCTTCTCCACCTCGACGAAAAGTTCGGTGTCAGCGAGCCGCACCTTGTCGCCGACCGTCGGGCCGAACATGTTGGCATAGGCCGCGCGCGACATCTTGTAGGGCATGGTTCAGGCTCCTTGGGACGAAGTAGAAATGGGATGGAGGCGGCGAAGACGGCCGCTGGCTGCAAGCGCATCGACATGGCGGCGCTCGGCGGCGAAGGGATGCCATTCCCAACCGACATGGCCGAAGCCGGCAAGAACGACCTCGTCGTCGGGTGTCGCTAGATGCGCGAGCACATCGGCAATCACGATCATCCCGCTCGATGGAACGACATAAGGGGCCGGCGAAAAGCCGGCGAGATCCTGCTCCACCTGGTCGTGCACATCGACCGGGACGACGCGAAAGCCGCGGTTGGTCGAACGGGCGAAGCTCTCGAAACCGACAGTGTAATCGTCGCAGAAATCGTCGAGGTCCGGATGCGTTTCCGCAAGCCCGGCGCGCATGGCGGCAAACTTCGCGCCGGAGCGAACGCACCATATCTCCCGCGCCTGGCGCACGGCGGCATTCGTCTTCCAGCGACCACCGCCGAGCATGGAAATCCCCGGGCGTCCGGTATTGCAGACCGCGACGATATCGGTCCTGTGGCCGCTGGCGCCGACAGAGCGGCAATCGTTGAAGCGCACGACGAGATCGGCGGCATCGATCGTTGCGCCGGCGCCGTCAGGCACCTCGCCATTGCCCACGATCATGATGACGCGGCGAGCCTGCAATGGTCAGTTCCCTTGAGCTTCGAGAAATTCGTTGAGTTCGGCGGTACGCTTCTGCGTGAGCTGGGCAAGGCAGCCTGAAACCAGCATCGGCTCGGCCTGGCCGCCACGGGCCTGGAAACCGGCCAGCTCGCATTGTCCGTCCCGATAGCCGATCCAGGCGCGCTGCGTCGTCTTCAGCGCCTCGACCGCGCCGATATCGGCGCCTTCCAGCTCCTTGTCGACCTTCTGCGCCGCCGTCATCGCCTGCCTGTAGACCGCATTCAGTTCCGCGTCCGCCGCTTCGTATTCCCGGTAGGCGCAGTCATTCAGATCCGGCTGAGCCATCGCATTCGCGCAATCCACGTCCGGCTCATCCTCGGCGAGCGCCGGGGTGGCAAGCACCAGAAGCAAACCGAGAACCGGCAGCACTCTCATAGCTTGCCCATCACCTGCTGGCGGAAGCCATAGACCTCGCGCTTGCCGGAAAGCGGTATCAGCGTCACCTGGCGCGTCTGGCCCGGCTCGAACCGCACGGCCGTGCCGGCGGGAATGTCGAGCCGGCAGCCGTAGGCTGCTTTCCTGTCAAACTGCAGCCCCGCATTGGTTTCGGCGAAGTGATAGTGGCTGCCGACCTGGATCGGGCGGTCGCCGGTGTTGGCAACCTCAATCGTCGCCGTGTCGAGACCGGCATTGAGCTCGATCTCTCCGGCCGCAGCAATGATTTCTCCTGGGATCATGGTCTTCTCCTCAAGCCGCCCTCGGCCGGCCGCATGCTTTTATCCCGCGTTCAGGCCTCAGGCACCCTGCGCCAACAAGCCACGTACTCACCTCACGCTTAGCGGATCGGCTCGTGCACGGTGACGAGCTTGGTCCCGTCAGGAAACGTCGCCTCGATCTGGATGTCGTGGATCATCTCGGGGATTCCCTCCATCACCTGATCGCGCGTCAGCACCTGGGCGCCCGCCTCCATCAGTTCGGCAACCGAGCGCCCGTCGCGCGCGCCCTCGACGACGAAATCGGTGATCAGCGCGATCGCTTCGGGATGGTTGAGTTTCACGCCGCGCTCCAGGCGCCTGCGGGCGACCATGGCCGCCATCGAAATCAGCAGTTTGTCTTTCTCGCGCGGGGTAAGATTCATGCGTCGCCACCGGTTGTTCGTGAAGCAATTTCCTGGAAATCTGCGAAGCGGTCTTCCGCCAGGAATTACAAAGTTTCAATGCGTTAGATCATTTCACTGTTTCAAATAAAAATGTGAAACGAGCTAGAGAACCCAGACTTTCGGCACAGTCTTCTGCATGCGCAAGTGCGAAATAACCGGGATGAGGATTTTTCTGAGCGCGAAGCCATCCGGCGCCACGAAACGGGCAACCAGCTTGTCGCGGCCATGGACCTGAAAATGGCTGATGCCGACGCACGCTGCGCCATCGACGAGCGACCGAAGACGCGGCAGCAAGGGTTCGCAGTCGGGACCGACATGGAGCAGCGTGGCGAAGGCGGCCCCACCATCGAGCACCGCCTTGCGCTGACTGAGGCGCGCGACCTCTCCTGATAGCGCCAGATTGTCCGCATGCAGCAGCTTGCCCTCGACGCGGATACGCCAGCGATCGCGGAAGAGCCCGGTTTCAACCGCCTCGCCCATCGCCTTGCGACCGAGCAGAACCGCTTCCACCGCGAGAAACGTCGCGTCGGCAGCAAGCTCCACCTCCAGCGAGCGCGACAGCGAGGCACGGTCGAAGAGGATCGTCTCCTGTGGCAACCAGTCGACACGCGCGCCGGCGGCAACCTCGATGCGCGTTTTCACTTCGACGGTATCGGCGCTCGCCTTATAGATCTTCTCGCAGGCCTGCGTCGTCACCGTCACGTCCGTTCCAGCCCCTGCCGCAACCTCCCAGACCATGCGGTCGCCGCCGGTGAGGCCGCCGGAGGAATTGATGAGCACTGCCTCCATCGAGGTGTCGAAGGTCTTTGGCAGGCGGATCTTGGCGCAGCCTTCCTGGTAGAGTTCGGCAATGCGGCTGTGGCCGAGCGCCGCCTTGGCGACCACCCGTCCCTTGCCCCAGGCCCGCTGCGGGGCGATGCGTGCTGCCTTGTCCATGTCAGACCGCTAAGCGGCGTCCTTCATTTTCGACGCGGCGCCCCATAGGCGCGATCGCCTTATCTTGGCGCTATCGTCCGCATCGCGGCACGACAAGTCAAGTTATTGTTTTGCAAAGAAAATCGTCAGCATGCCGCATTTCCGTGCAGGCCTTGCGCAGAAAACGGGCAGCCGCCTACGCCACGCGATCCGGCGGTTCGCGACCGTCGAAAAACGCCGTGATATTGTCGGCCACCTTCATGCCCATGGCGACGCGCGTCTCCTCCGTGGCACTGCCGAGATGTGGAAGCAGCACGACATTTTCCAGCCCGCGCAGACGTTCCGGCACGTTCGGCTCCGCCTCGAAGACATCGAGCCCGGCGCCGCGGATGACGCCGTTTTCGAGCGCCGCAATCAGCGCCGGCTCGTCGATCACATCACCCCGCGCCGTGTTGACGAGGTAGGCGCCCTTTTTCATCAGCGCCAGCCGTTCGGCGTTGATCAGGTGACGGTTTTCGCCGCCGCCGGGGCAATGGAGCGACACGAAGTCTGCAACCTTCAATACGTCCTCGACCGTGTCGAGTTGACGCGCACCGTAGCGGCTTGCCTCGGCCGGGTCGATGCGCGAGCGATTGTAGAAGACGACATCCATGTCGAAGCCGAAATGACAGCGCTTGGCCATGGCCTTGCCGATGCGGCCGAAGCCGATGATGCCGAGCGTCTTGCCGGTGATCTTGCCGCCGATCATGTGGGTCGGCCGCCATCCACTCCATTCGCCGGCCCGTACCTGCCGCTCGCCCTCGCCTGCCCGCCGCGCGACCGCAAGCAGCAACGTCATGGCGATGTCGGCGGTGCAATCTGTGAGAACGCCGGGCGTGTTGGTGACGACGATGTCGGCAGCCTTGGCGGCCGCGACGTCGATGTGATTGTAGCCGACGCCATAGTTGCCGAGGATCTTCGCGCGGAGGCCGCCACCGGCGAAGAGGTCGGCCGGAAGTCGATCAGAAACTGTCGGAAGAACGGCGTCATAGGTCCGGAGTGCTTCAGCCAGTTCTGCAGCCGTCAGAGGCACGTCCCCTTCGTTCAAGGTGACGTCGAAGCGTTCGGCAAGCACCTGCTCCACCGCCGCCGGCCAACGACGGGTGAGGAGAATGCGGGGTTTCGAGCTCATGCCTGCCTCCGGATCAGAATCGCTGCGAGATAGTGCACGAAACGGCGCGACGCGACAGCTATCTCGACAAGCGAAACACCTATCACGAAAAGCAAAAAAGAGGCGCCGTTGCGGGCGCCTCTTCTCGGGCTTCGGACATGTCAGGCCTTGGCGAAGGCGAGCAGGTCGGCGTTGAGCTGGTCCTTGTGGGTGTCGGTAATGCCGTGCGGTGCGCCGGCATAGACCTTGAGCTCCGCATGCGGCACCAGCGTCTTCGAGGCCCGTGCAGCCGCATCGATCGGCACGATCTGATCGTCGTCGCCATGGATGATCAAGGTCGGCACGTCGAACTTCTTCAGGTCCTCGGTAAAGTCGGTCTGCGAGAAGGCGACGATCGAGTCATAAGTGTTCTTGTGTCCCCCCATCATGCCCTGCAGCCAGAAACTGTCGATCATGCCCTGAGAGGCGATCGCGCCCGGGCGGTTGAAGCCGAAGAACGGACCGGACGCGATGTCGCGGTAGAGCTTCGAGCGATCCTTCAGGCTTGCCGCCTGCAGGCCGTCGAAGACTTCCTTCGGCAGGCCGCCGGGGTTCCTGTCGGTCTTGACCATCAGCGGCGGCACGGCCGAGATCAAACCGGCCCTGGCGATCCGGCTGGTGCCGTGGCGGCCGATATAGCGGCTGATTTCGCCGCCGCCAGTCGAAAACCCGGCAAGGAAGACACCCTTGAGATCGAGCGCGTTGATCAGATCCGCGAGGTCGTCGGCATAGTGGTCCATGTCGTTGCCGTCCCACGGCTGCGACGAGCGGCCGTGGCCGCGGCGGTCATGGGTGACGACGCGGAAGCCGTTGGCGGCAAGGTGGAAGGCCTGCGCCTCCCAGCTGTCGGACGACAGCGGCCAGCCGTGGCTGAGCACGACGACCGGGCCATCCTTCGGACCCCAGTCCTTGTAATAGATCTCGACGCCATCGCGGGTGATGATGCGGCTGCCCATGGTGTTTTCTCCCTTAGTGCCGGAGGCGCCGGCGGTTGCTGCGGTGGTGGATGCGGCCTTGGCCGACGTGTTCATGGCATTGACCGCGGCTGCGGTGGCGGCAGCGCCAAAGGCGGCCGAGAGAACCGTGCGGCGGGAGATGCCGTTGGCTTCGGTCTTGCTGATTGCCTTGCTCATGGAAACGCTCCTTCTTCCCTGCGGTCACACCGCTGTTAAATACTTAGCGTTTAAATCGTGCGCGACTTATGTGGATTTATGTCGCTACCGATTAGATCGTGCACAATATTTATACCGTAGCCGCGCTATAGTCAATGTCTTGCGATTATATCGTGAACGATTTATTTTGAGAGCATGACAGGAGAAAGCGATGATTGACACCGATCCCAAGGGCGATGAGGCAATGCTGGCGCTCGATAGTTTCCTGTGCTTTGCGGTCTATTCCGCAAACCACGCCTTCACGCGCATCTACAAGCCGCTGCTGGAAGAGCTCGATCTCACCTATCCGCAATATCTGGTGATGGTGCTGTTGTGGGAAAAGGACGACCAGACGGTCGGCAGCCTCGGCGAGCGGCTCTTCCTGGAATCGAGCACTTTGACCCCGATGCTGAAGCGCCTGGAGGCCGCCGGCTACATCGCCCGCGTGCGCGATAAGGCGGACGAGCGGCAGGTCCGGGTACAATTGACCGAGATGGGCAAGGCGCTGCGGCAGAAGGCAATCGACGTACCCCGCAACCTTGGCGAAGCGACAAAGCTCGGCCCCGACGATCTCGAGCGACTGCGCGCCGAAGTCTCGTCGCTCAGAGACACGCTATTGAAATAATAGACCGCTGCGCCGAGCATCACCAAAAGAAAAGCCCGGCGATTGCTCGCCGGGCCCCAACCACTCGGACACAAGGTCCGAAATCAGAACTACTCGTTCTGGAAGTAGTTGTACTTGCCGTCGTCACCCTTCTTCCAGGTGTACATGACGTAGTCCGGACGCGTGATGTCGCCCTTTTCGTCATAGCCGAGTTCGCCGATTGCGGTCTTGAACGGACCCTTTGCCTTGATGGCTTCGGCAACTGCCTGCGGGTCGTTGCCACCGGAAGCCTTGGCAGCTTCGGCGATGACCTGGAGAGCGGCGTAGGCGTAGAGCGTGTAGGCTTCCGGTTCGAAGCCGGCAGAGCGGAACTTCTCGACGAGGTCCTTGGCAGCCGGGTTCTTGCGCGGATCCGGAGCGAACGTCATCAGCGTGCCGTCAACGGCGTCGCCGGCGATCGAGGCCAGTTCGTTCGAAACGATACCGTCGCCCGACATCAGGGTAGCCTTGAGGCCCTGGTCCTTCATCTGGCGCATGATCAGGCCGGCTTCGGTGTGCAGACCGCCGTAGTAGACGATCGAAACGCCGGCTTCCTTCATCTTGGCGATCAGAGCCGAGAAGTCCTTGTCGCCGGTGTTGATGCCTTCATAGAGGGCTTCGGTGAGGCCGGCTTCGTTCATCGACTTCTTGGTTTCGTCGGCAAGGCCCTGACCATAGGGGGTCTTGTCGTGAATGACGGCGATCTTCGCGTCCTTGAAGTTGGCAGCGAGGTAGGCACCGGCAACCGCACCCTGCTGGTCGTCACGGCCGCAGGTACGGAACGTGTTCCAGAGACCGCGCTCGGTGAACTGCGGGTTGGTGGAGGCCGGGGTTACCTGCAGGATACCGTTTTCGGCGTAAACTTCAGAAGCCGGGATGGACACGCCCGAGTTGAAGTGACCGACAACGAACTTCACACCGTCAGCAACGAACTTGTTGGCGACCGAAACGCCCTGCTTGGCATCCGAAACGTCGTCGCCGAGCACAACCTTGATCTGTTCCCCATTGATACCGCCAGCGGCATTGATGTCAGCGGCGGCCTGCTCTGCACCTTTCTGGAGCTGTGCACCGAAAGCGGCGTTCGGGCCAGTCAGCGGGCCGGCGACACCAACGAGAATATCAGCCCAGGCGCTGCCGCTGAAGGCAACCATAGCCGTCAGCGCGACCGCCGACAGAAGAGACTTTTTCATCTTGTTACTCCCAATTATTCGAGCGGGTCTCGTTACCAACCTGCGCAATGCCCACCATAGTTGCGCCGGTGTTTCTTTCGCACCGGCCGCGGCGGCCGGCGCGCGCTGTTCCCTTTATTTGGCTTTCCAGGAGAAAGGCGAAGCCTTCTCATAGAGCCAATAGTAGTTATTGGTCATTTGCTTGGTCCGGTAGTACCGGAAACCTGCGGTAGCAAACAACAAAAGTACGATCGTGTCCACGATATAGTATTGCAGGCTGAACATGGTGCCTTCGAACAGCGCATGGTGGACGAAACGGATGCCCAGTCCCAGCAACGCCACGTAGAGGATGAGCCGCGGCATGCCTTCCCAGCTTTCAGCCACGCTCTTGCCCGTGCGCCAGGCGGTCCAGCCGCCGAGCACGCAGCTTATGAAAAGAAACTGCCAGATCGACACTTCTTCGTAGAGAATTCCCTGCATGTCACTTGCTCCAGATGCGGCCGGTCAATGACGGCCGCCTTCGAGATAGGCCGCGCGCACTTCCGGATTGGCGAGGAGTTCCTTGCCGGAACCGCTCATCGTCACCCGGCCGTTCACCATCACGTAGCCGCGGTCCGAAAGCTTG from Ensifer adhaerens includes the following:
- the ureC gene encoding urease subunit alpha, whose translation is MPYKMSRAAYANMFGPTVGDKVRLADTELFVEVEKDFTTYGEEVKFGGGKVIRDGMGQSQATRAEGAVDTVITNALIVDHWGIVKADIGLKDGRIAGIGKAGNPDTQPGVTVIVGPGTEVIAGEGKIITAGGMDSHIHYICPQQIEEALVSGLTTMLGGGAGPGHGTLATTCTSGPWHLARMIEAADGFPMNIAFAGKGNASRPGALVEMVLAGATSLKLHEDWGSTPAAIDCCLGVADEYDVQVMIHTDTLNESGFVEDTIAAIKGRTIHAFHTEGAGGGHAPDIIKICGQPNVIPSSTNPTRPYTKNTLAEHLDMLMVCHHLSPSIPEDIAFAESRIRKETIAAEDILHDIGAFSIISSDSQAMGRVGEVAIRTWQTADKMKRQRGPLPQETGDNDNFRVKRYIAKYTINPAIAHGLSHEIGSIEVGKRADLVLWNPAFFGVKPDFVLLGGSIAMAPMGDPNASIPTPQPVHYRPMFAAYGKNRTSSSVTFVSQASLDAGLAAKLGVAKQLVAVRNTRGGIGKASMIHNNLLPHIEVDPETYEVRADGELLTCEPATVVPMAQRYFLF
- a CDS encoding Urease operon accessory protein, translated to MQARRVIMIVGNGEVPDGAGATIDAADLVVRFNDCRSVGASGHRTDIVAVCNTGRPGISMLGGGRWKTNAAVRQAREIWCVRSGAKFAAMRAGLAETHPDLDDFCDDYTVGFESFARSTNRGFRVVPVDVHDQVEQDLAGFSPAPYVVPSSGMIVIADVLAHLATPDDEVVLAGFGHVGWEWHPFAAERRHVDALAASGRLRRLHPISTSSQGA
- a CDS encoding lysozyme inhibitor LprI family protein, with amino-acid sequence MRVLPVLGLLLVLATPALAEDEPDVDCANAMAQPDLNDCAYREYEAADAELNAVYRQAMTAAQKVDKELEGADIGAVEALKTTQRAWIGYRDGQCELAGFQARGGQAEPMLVSGCLAQLTQKRTAELNEFLEAQGN
- a CDS encoding urease subunit beta, with translation MIPGEIIAAAGEIELNAGLDTATIEVANTGDRPIQVGSHYHFAETNAGLQFDRKAAYGCRLDIPAGTAVRFEPGQTRQVTLIPLSGKREVYGFRQQVMGKL
- a CDS encoding urease subunit gamma, with translation MNLTPREKDKLLISMAAMVARRRLERGVKLNHPEAIALITDFVVEGARDGRSVAELMEAGAQVLTRDQVMEGIPEMIHDIQIEATFPDGTKLVTVHEPIR
- a CDS encoding urease accessory protein UreD, whose product is MDKAARIAPQRAWGKGRVVAKAALGHSRIAELYQEGCAKIRLPKTFDTSMEAVLINSSGGLTGGDRMVWEVAAGAGTDVTVTTQACEKIYKASADTVEVKTRIEVAAGARVDWLPQETILFDRASLSRSLEVELAADATFLAVEAVLLGRKAMGEAVETGLFRDRWRIRVEGKLLHADNLALSGEVARLSQRKAVLDGGAAFATLLHVGPDCEPLLPRLRSLVDGAACVGISHFQVHGRDKLVARFVAPDGFALRKILIPVISHLRMQKTVPKVWVL
- a CDS encoding 2-hydroxyacid dehydrogenase codes for the protein MSSKPRILLTRRWPAAVEQVLAERFDVTLNEGDVPLTAAELAEALRTYDAVLPTVSDRLPADLFAGGGLRAKILGNYGVGYNHIDVAAAKAADIVVTNTPGVLTDCTADIAMTLLLAVARRAGEGERQVRAGEWSGWRPTHMIGGKITGKTLGIIGFGRIGKAMAKRCHFGFDMDVVFYNRSRIDPAEASRYGARQLDTVEDVLKVADFVSLHCPGGGENRHLINAERLALMKKGAYLVNTARGDVIDEPALIAALENGVIRGAGLDVFEAEPNVPERLRGLENVVLLPHLGSATEETRVAMGMKVADNITAFFDGREPPDRVA
- a CDS encoding alpha/beta fold hydrolase; amino-acid sequence: MSKAISKTEANGISRRTVLSAAFGAAATAAAVNAMNTSAKAASTTAATAGASGTKGENTMGSRIITRDGVEIYYKDWGPKDGPVVVLSHGWPLSSDSWEAQAFHLAANGFRVVTHDRRGHGRSSQPWDGNDMDHYADDLADLINALDLKGVFLAGFSTGGGEISRYIGRHGTSRIARAGLISAVPPLMVKTDRNPGGLPKEVFDGLQAASLKDRSKLYRDIASGPFFGFNRPGAIASQGMIDSFWLQGMMGGHKNTYDSIVAFSQTDFTEDLKKFDVPTLIIHGDDDQIVPIDAAARASKTLVPHAELKVYAGAPHGITDTHKDQLNADLLAFAKA
- a CDS encoding MarR family winged helix-turn-helix transcriptional regulator encodes the protein MIDTDPKGDEAMLALDSFLCFAVYSANHAFTRIYKPLLEELDLTYPQYLVMVLLWEKDDQTVGSLGERLFLESSTLTPMLKRLEAAGYIARVRDKADERQVRVQLTEMGKALRQKAIDVPRNLGEATKLGPDDLERLRAEVSSLRDTLLK
- a CDS encoding branched-chain amino acid ABC transporter substrate-binding protein — its product is MKKSLLSAVALTAMVAFSGSAWADILVGVAGPLTGPNAAFGAQLQKGAEQAAADINAAGGINGEQIKVVLGDDVSDAKQGVSVANKFVADGVKFVVGHFNSGVSIPASEVYAENGILQVTPASTNPQFTERGLWNTFRTCGRDDQQGAVAGAYLAANFKDAKIAVIHDKTPYGQGLADETKKSMNEAGLTEALYEGINTGDKDFSALIAKMKEAGVSIVYYGGLHTEAGLIMRQMKDQGLKATLMSGDGIVSNELASIAGDAVDGTLMTFAPDPRKNPAAKDLVEKFRSAGFEPEAYTLYAYAALQVIAEAAKASGGNDPQAVAEAIKAKGPFKTAIGELGYDEKGDITRPDYVMYTWKKGDDGKYNYFQNE
- a CDS encoding DUF6867 family protein; protein product: MQGILYEEVSIWQFLFISCVLGGWTAWRTGKSVAESWEGMPRLILYVALLGLGIRFVHHALFEGTMFSLQYYIVDTIVLLLFATAGFRYYRTKQMTNNYYWLYEKASPFSWKAK